In Clupea harengus chromosome 1, Ch_v2.0.2, whole genome shotgun sequence, one DNA window encodes the following:
- the gstcd gene encoding glutathione S-transferase C-terminal domain-containing protein isoform X2 — protein sequence MDDSEKRRMPDSLYLEVSTENKEHVLPLHSSITLFLLSYCESTSFRVILLSAKSGDQWTWVGDLSSTLAANPIQLPEPLGVVGACRLPAVLEADGMYCRAGLAVVLRHVIQRTSKDKPGHLNLTSLLGFKNTCLKACAEVSKWTRLCEIDIPSAVEEHLSNPTEQALCIPPAVLHLEKRLDEPVKVHNDDKLRRRKLQQQAISSSPSTLKEERSNPALKPCGVELSAALAKLTTDEVPDAATKRPPDIRRVKTTQLPKLERHFAEGLYFTLTDVVLLPCIHQYLSSLQKHAPHALSRLPLLVRWYCHVQDVPGVRKAAETCGMTLFTPQPSESVLLTPEISTLGELELESTQPEKVPFVGGPRPTLTKLKESGVEAVYSPHPCPSWTVPWEDFPTAVNPTTGEMSDTRAIRKCQQINNLVAMVTELVHPGNTVVDFCSGGGHVGIVLASMLPQCQVILVENKEESLVRARERSVTLNLTNISFIQTNLDYYIGAFHIGVALHACGVATDMVLQRCVQAGAAFVISPCCYGFIQNTQKFTFPRSQLFSKILDYKVKCGAYDLMSVRRPDSGPAAGRAPCNWEDLHGFGGS from the exons ATGGATGACTCAGAAAAGAGACGGATGCCTGACAGTCTTTATTTAGAGGTGTCCACCGAAAACAAGGAGCATGTTTTACCTCTACACTCCTCAATCACGTTATTtcttctttcctactgtgagagCACATCCTTCCGTGTGATTCTTCTGTCCGCAAAATCAGGTGACCAGTGGACCTGGGTAGGTGACTTATCCTCAACCCTTGCAGCAAACCCGATACAGCTGCCAGAACCACTAGGTGTAGTTGGAGCTTGTAGGTTGCCAGCAGTGTTGGAAGCAGATGGAATGTATTGCAGAGCAGGGTTGGCAGTGGTGTTAAGACATGTAATACAGCGTACCAGCAAAGACAAGCCTGGTCACCTGAACTTGACTTCTTTGCTGGGGTTTAAGAACACCTGCCTGAAGGCATGTGCAGAG GTGAGTAAGTGGACACGGCTGTGTGAGATTGACATTCCCTCGGCAGTGGAGGAGCACCTGAGCAACCCTACAGAGCAGGCCCTCTGTATTCCTCCTGCTGTGTTGCACTTGGAGAAGAGACTGGACGAGCCTGTCAAAGTCCATAACGATGACAAGCTGCGGCGACGGAAGCTTCAGCAGCAGGCAATCAGTTCCAGTCCTTCCACCTTAAAAGAAGAAAGGTCCAATCCCGCTCTAAAACCCTGCGGAGTCGAACTCAGTGCTGCTTTGGCAAAACTCACCACCGATGAAGTTCCTGATGCTGCCACTAAGAGGCCTCCTGATATAAGAAGAGTGAAAACGACACAACTGCCAAAGCTAGAGCGTCATTTTGCTGAGGGACTCTACTTCACTCTCACCGATGTTGTCCTGCTTCCCTGCATCCACCAATACTTA agTTCTCTCCAGAAGCATGctcctcatgctctctctcgTCTCCCACTCCTTGTGCGCTGGTACTGCCATGTTCAGGACGTCCCTGGGGTCCGCAAAGCTGCTGAGACCTGTGGGATGACTTTATTTACGCCACAGCCATCTGAATCTGTTTTGCTCACACCAGAGATTTCGACACTCGGTGAACTGGAGCTCGAGAGCACCCAGCCAGAGAAGGTGCCCTTCGTTGGGGGTCCAAGGCCCACGCTCACTAAACTTAAA GAAAGTGGTGTTGAAGCAGTATATTCTCCCCATCCCTGCCCAAGCTGGACCGTCCCGTGGGAAGACTTCCCTACCGCTGTCAACCCTACAACTG GGGAAATGTCAGATACTCGTGCCATACGCAAATGCCAGCAGATCAACAAccttgttgccatggtaactgaACTGGTACATCCCGGAAACACCGTGGTGGACTTCTGTAGTGGTGGG GGTCATGTTGGGATTGTGCTGGCGTCCATGCTACCTCAGTGTCAG gTTATTCTGGTGGAAAACAAAGAGGAGTCTCTTGTTAGGGCCAGGGAAAGAAGCGTCACGCTAAACCTGACGAACATTAGCTTCATCCAAACCAATCTGGACTACTACATTGGAGCCTTCCACATCGGG GTAGCACTACATGCATGCGGTGTTGCAACAGACATGGTTCTGCAACGCTGCGTTCAGGCAGGAGCAGCATTTGTAATATCTCCCTGCTGCTATGGCTTCATTCAGAACACACAGAAGTTCACCTTTCCTCGCAG CCAGTTATTCTCGAAGATACTGGATTACAAGGTAAAGTGTG GAGCATATGATCTTATGTCGGTTCGCAGACCAGACAGCGGTCCAGCTGCCGGAAGAGCGCCGTGTAATTG GGAAGACCTGCATGGGTTTGGTGGATCTTGA
- the gstcd gene encoding glutathione S-transferase C-terminal domain-containing protein isoform X1: MDDSEKRRMPDSLYLEVSTENKEHVLPLHSSITLFLLSYCESTSFRVILLSAKSGDQWTWVGDLSSTLAANPIQLPEPLGVVGACRLPAVLEADGMYCRAGLAVVLRHVIQRTSKDKPGHLNLTSLLGFKNTCLKACAEVSKWTRLCEIDIPSAVEEHLSNPTEQALCIPPAVLHLEKRLDEPVKVHNDDKLRRRKLQQQAISSSPSTLKEERSNPALKPCGVELSAALAKLTTDEVPDAATKRPPDIRRVKTTQLPKLERHFAEGLYFTLTDVVLLPCIHQYLSSLQKHAPHALSRLPLLVRWYCHVQDVPGVRKAAETCGMTLFTPQPSESVLLTPEISTLGELELESTQPEKVPFVGGPRPTLTKLKESGVEAVYSPHPCPSWTVPWEDFPTAVNPTTGEMSDTRAIRKCQQINNLVAMVTELVHPGNTVVDFCSGGGHVGIVLASMLPQCQVILVENKEESLVRARERSVTLNLTNISFIQTNLDYYIGAFHIGVALHACGVATDMVLQRCVQAGAAFVISPCCYGFIQNTQKFTFPRSQLFSKILDYKEHMILCRFADQTAVQLPEERRVIGKTCMGLVDLDRCWPAESRGYTVKVMTMEPESCSPKNNMLVGQPSQKHTISG, encoded by the exons ATGGATGACTCAGAAAAGAGACGGATGCCTGACAGTCTTTATTTAGAGGTGTCCACCGAAAACAAGGAGCATGTTTTACCTCTACACTCCTCAATCACGTTATTtcttctttcctactgtgagagCACATCCTTCCGTGTGATTCTTCTGTCCGCAAAATCAGGTGACCAGTGGACCTGGGTAGGTGACTTATCCTCAACCCTTGCAGCAAACCCGATACAGCTGCCAGAACCACTAGGTGTAGTTGGAGCTTGTAGGTTGCCAGCAGTGTTGGAAGCAGATGGAATGTATTGCAGAGCAGGGTTGGCAGTGGTGTTAAGACATGTAATACAGCGTACCAGCAAAGACAAGCCTGGTCACCTGAACTTGACTTCTTTGCTGGGGTTTAAGAACACCTGCCTGAAGGCATGTGCAGAG GTGAGTAAGTGGACACGGCTGTGTGAGATTGACATTCCCTCGGCAGTGGAGGAGCACCTGAGCAACCCTACAGAGCAGGCCCTCTGTATTCCTCCTGCTGTGTTGCACTTGGAGAAGAGACTGGACGAGCCTGTCAAAGTCCATAACGATGACAAGCTGCGGCGACGGAAGCTTCAGCAGCAGGCAATCAGTTCCAGTCCTTCCACCTTAAAAGAAGAAAGGTCCAATCCCGCTCTAAAACCCTGCGGAGTCGAACTCAGTGCTGCTTTGGCAAAACTCACCACCGATGAAGTTCCTGATGCTGCCACTAAGAGGCCTCCTGATATAAGAAGAGTGAAAACGACACAACTGCCAAAGCTAGAGCGTCATTTTGCTGAGGGACTCTACTTCACTCTCACCGATGTTGTCCTGCTTCCCTGCATCCACCAATACTTA agTTCTCTCCAGAAGCATGctcctcatgctctctctcgTCTCCCACTCCTTGTGCGCTGGTACTGCCATGTTCAGGACGTCCCTGGGGTCCGCAAAGCTGCTGAGACCTGTGGGATGACTTTATTTACGCCACAGCCATCTGAATCTGTTTTGCTCACACCAGAGATTTCGACACTCGGTGAACTGGAGCTCGAGAGCACCCAGCCAGAGAAGGTGCCCTTCGTTGGGGGTCCAAGGCCCACGCTCACTAAACTTAAA GAAAGTGGTGTTGAAGCAGTATATTCTCCCCATCCCTGCCCAAGCTGGACCGTCCCGTGGGAAGACTTCCCTACCGCTGTCAACCCTACAACTG GGGAAATGTCAGATACTCGTGCCATACGCAAATGCCAGCAGATCAACAAccttgttgccatggtaactgaACTGGTACATCCCGGAAACACCGTGGTGGACTTCTGTAGTGGTGGG GGTCATGTTGGGATTGTGCTGGCGTCCATGCTACCTCAGTGTCAG gTTATTCTGGTGGAAAACAAAGAGGAGTCTCTTGTTAGGGCCAGGGAAAGAAGCGTCACGCTAAACCTGACGAACATTAGCTTCATCCAAACCAATCTGGACTACTACATTGGAGCCTTCCACATCGGG GTAGCACTACATGCATGCGGTGTTGCAACAGACATGGTTCTGCAACGCTGCGTTCAGGCAGGAGCAGCATTTGTAATATCTCCCTGCTGCTATGGCTTCATTCAGAACACACAGAAGTTCACCTTTCCTCGCAG CCAGTTATTCTCGAAGATACTGGATTACAAG GAGCATATGATCTTATGTCGGTTCGCAGACCAGACAGCGGTCCAGCTGCCGGAAGAGCGCCGTGTAATTG GGAAGACCTGCATGGGTTTGGTGGATCTTGACCGATGCTGGCCTGCAGAGTCTCGGGGCTATACAGTCAAAGTGATGACCATGGAACCAGAGAGCTGTTCACCTAAAAATAACATGTTGGTTGGCCAGCCAAGTCAAAAACACACCATTTCTGGCTAG
- the gstcd gene encoding glutathione S-transferase C-terminal domain-containing protein isoform X3 — protein MDDSEKRRMPDSLYLEVSTENKEHVLPLHSSITLFLLSYCESTSFRVILLSAKSGDQWTWVSKWTRLCEIDIPSAVEEHLSNPTEQALCIPPAVLHLEKRLDEPVKVHNDDKLRRRKLQQQAISSSPSTLKEERSNPALKPCGVELSAALAKLTTDEVPDAATKRPPDIRRVKTTQLPKLERHFAEGLYFTLTDVVLLPCIHQYLSSLQKHAPHALSRLPLLVRWYCHVQDVPGVRKAAETCGMTLFTPQPSESVLLTPEISTLGELELESTQPEKVPFVGGPRPTLTKLKESGVEAVYSPHPCPSWTVPWEDFPTAVNPTTGEMSDTRAIRKCQQINNLVAMVTELVHPGNTVVDFCSGGGHVGIVLASMLPQCQVILVENKEESLVRARERSVTLNLTNISFIQTNLDYYIGAFHIGVALHACGVATDMVLQRCVQAGAAFVISPCCYGFIQNTQKFTFPRSQLFSKILDYKEHMILCRFADQTAVQLPEERRVIGKTCMGLVDLDRCWPAESRGYTVKVMTMEPESCSPKNNMLVGQPSQKHTISG, from the exons ATGGATGACTCAGAAAAGAGACGGATGCCTGACAGTCTTTATTTAGAGGTGTCCACCGAAAACAAGGAGCATGTTTTACCTCTACACTCCTCAATCACGTTATTtcttctttcctactgtgagagCACATCCTTCCGTGTGATTCTTCTGTCCGCAAAATCAGGTGACCAGTGGACCTGG GTGAGTAAGTGGACACGGCTGTGTGAGATTGACATTCCCTCGGCAGTGGAGGAGCACCTGAGCAACCCTACAGAGCAGGCCCTCTGTATTCCTCCTGCTGTGTTGCACTTGGAGAAGAGACTGGACGAGCCTGTCAAAGTCCATAACGATGACAAGCTGCGGCGACGGAAGCTTCAGCAGCAGGCAATCAGTTCCAGTCCTTCCACCTTAAAAGAAGAAAGGTCCAATCCCGCTCTAAAACCCTGCGGAGTCGAACTCAGTGCTGCTTTGGCAAAACTCACCACCGATGAAGTTCCTGATGCTGCCACTAAGAGGCCTCCTGATATAAGAAGAGTGAAAACGACACAACTGCCAAAGCTAGAGCGTCATTTTGCTGAGGGACTCTACTTCACTCTCACCGATGTTGTCCTGCTTCCCTGCATCCACCAATACTTA agTTCTCTCCAGAAGCATGctcctcatgctctctctcgTCTCCCACTCCTTGTGCGCTGGTACTGCCATGTTCAGGACGTCCCTGGGGTCCGCAAAGCTGCTGAGACCTGTGGGATGACTTTATTTACGCCACAGCCATCTGAATCTGTTTTGCTCACACCAGAGATTTCGACACTCGGTGAACTGGAGCTCGAGAGCACCCAGCCAGAGAAGGTGCCCTTCGTTGGGGGTCCAAGGCCCACGCTCACTAAACTTAAA GAAAGTGGTGTTGAAGCAGTATATTCTCCCCATCCCTGCCCAAGCTGGACCGTCCCGTGGGAAGACTTCCCTACCGCTGTCAACCCTACAACTG GGGAAATGTCAGATACTCGTGCCATACGCAAATGCCAGCAGATCAACAAccttgttgccatggtaactgaACTGGTACATCCCGGAAACACCGTGGTGGACTTCTGTAGTGGTGGG GGTCATGTTGGGATTGTGCTGGCGTCCATGCTACCTCAGTGTCAG gTTATTCTGGTGGAAAACAAAGAGGAGTCTCTTGTTAGGGCCAGGGAAAGAAGCGTCACGCTAAACCTGACGAACATTAGCTTCATCCAAACCAATCTGGACTACTACATTGGAGCCTTCCACATCGGG GTAGCACTACATGCATGCGGTGTTGCAACAGACATGGTTCTGCAACGCTGCGTTCAGGCAGGAGCAGCATTTGTAATATCTCCCTGCTGCTATGGCTTCATTCAGAACACACAGAAGTTCACCTTTCCTCGCAG CCAGTTATTCTCGAAGATACTGGATTACAAG GAGCATATGATCTTATGTCGGTTCGCAGACCAGACAGCGGTCCAGCTGCCGGAAGAGCGCCGTGTAATTG GGAAGACCTGCATGGGTTTGGTGGATCTTGACCGATGCTGGCCTGCAGAGTCTCGGGGCTATACAGTCAAAGTGATGACCATGGAACCAGAGAGCTGTTCACCTAAAAATAACATGTTGGTTGGCCAGCCAAGTCAAAAACACACCATTTCTGGCTAG